In Oscillatoria acuminata PCC 6304, a single window of DNA contains:
- a CDS encoding type II toxin-antitoxin system HicA family toxin, with the protein MEKKGWVLQRITGSHYIYNNPEEQKILSIPVHSNQDLKIGTLKALMKVANLTEEDL; encoded by the coding sequence GTGGAAAAGAAGGGCTGGGTTTTACAGAGAATTACAGGAAGCCACTATATTTACAACAATCCTGAAGAACAAAAAATTCTCTCTATTCCTGTCCATAGTAATCAGGACTTAAAAATTGGCACTTTAAAGGCATTGATGAAAGTAGCCAATCTCACCGAGGAGGACTTGTGA
- a CDS encoding type II toxin-antitoxin system HicB family antitoxin gives MKIKAIIHPAEEGGYWAEVPALPGCITEGDTLEEVTQNLQDAVGGWLSVANNSLKKTEPTDEIVEIAV, from the coding sequence ATGAAAATTAAAGCCATTATTCATCCAGCAGAAGAAGGGGGCTATTGGGCAGAAGTCCCAGCCCTTCCCGGTTGCATTACCGAAGGTGATACCTTGGAAGAGGTCACCCAGAATTTACAAGACGCAGTTGGGGGTTGGCTGAGTGTTGCAAATAATAGTCTGAAAAAAACAGAACCCACAGACGAAATTGTGGAAATTGCGGTATAA